The following coding sequences lie in one Candidatus Neptunochlamydia sp. REUL1 genomic window:
- a CDS encoding ATP-binding cassette domain-containing protein, with protein MMIRFKGIWKTFPPNHTVLEDFNLGIREGETLVILGKNGSGKTTALQLIKEV; from the coding sequence ATGATGATCCGTTTTAAGGGAATTTGGAAAACCTTTCCACCAAATCATACGGTCCTCGAAGATTTTAACTTAGGAATTCGAGAGGGGGAAACGCTTGTCATACTGGGAAAAAATGGGAGCGGAAAAACCACAGCCCTTCAGCTTATCAAGGAAGTGTAA
- the gspE gene encoding type II secretion system ATPase GspE — protein MADVGDDYLFADRFGLASIYDLSNSPFVARGIQKLPYGFVKQKLALPIDEKEGKLVVAISHPYDLEVLEEIRCITGQDIEEVFCPQASLEEAIEKCYHQGEKEASQFIEGLKREGLEVSSEEREDEYDLLDKQDDSPIVRLLNMIIIEAIQQGSSDIHFEPLENEMAIRYRIDGVLQFRHSPPPDLCKQLLTRIKVMAKMDIAEYRLPQDGRIKLRMGGRQIDFRASTVPVVCGERIVLRILDKSNIVLGLDKIGMEKETLENFQKYIHQNQGIVLVTGPTGSGKTTTLYSAINEIHSQEVNVMTIEDPVEYKLAGIAQIGVNPKIDLTFAKGLRHILRQDPDVIMIGEIRDKETAEIAIQSSLTGHLVLSTLHTNDAPSALTRLVDMGIEPYLLSSSVLAILAQRLVRRICGECKEAYMPTSQELKDLQLKKGKLYRGKGCNACFGSGYRGRVGIYELMPVTGPIKQQLLLSADANALQKTATELGMASLRSEGGKLAQEGITTTAEVLRVTRQLELYN, from the coding sequence ATGGCTGATGTAGGAGATGATTATCTTTTTGCAGATCGTTTTGGCCTTGCTTCCATTTATGATCTTTCAAATAGCCCTTTTGTTGCTCGGGGAATTCAGAAGCTTCCTTATGGTTTTGTCAAACAGAAACTCGCACTTCCCATTGATGAAAAGGAAGGAAAGTTAGTCGTTGCAATTTCCCACCCTTACGACTTGGAGGTGTTAGAGGAAATTCGATGTATCACTGGGCAAGACATTGAAGAGGTCTTCTGTCCCCAAGCCTCTCTCGAAGAGGCAATTGAAAAATGTTACCACCAGGGTGAGAAGGAAGCCTCTCAGTTTATCGAAGGCCTCAAAAGGGAAGGGTTGGAAGTTTCTTCTGAAGAGAGAGAAGATGAATACGACCTACTTGATAAACAAGACGATTCCCCCATCGTTCGTCTGTTAAACATGATCATTATTGAAGCGATCCAACAGGGGTCGTCTGATATCCATTTCGAACCGCTTGAAAATGAAATGGCTATTCGGTATCGGATTGATGGCGTTCTTCAATTTCGTCACTCCCCTCCTCCAGACCTTTGTAAACAGCTTTTAACGCGCATTAAGGTGATGGCAAAGATGGATATTGCGGAGTATCGCCTTCCTCAAGACGGACGGATCAAGCTTCGGATGGGAGGAAGACAGATTGATTTTCGTGCGAGCACCGTACCTGTTGTTTGTGGAGAGCGGATTGTTCTTCGAATTCTTGATAAAAGCAACATTGTCTTGGGACTTGATAAGATTGGAATGGAAAAGGAGACTTTAGAAAACTTTCAAAAATATATCCATCAAAATCAAGGGATTGTTCTTGTCACAGGCCCAACAGGAAGTGGAAAGACGACGACCCTATATAGTGCGATTAATGAGATTCACTCGCAAGAAGTCAATGTGATGACTATTGAAGATCCCGTTGAATATAAGCTTGCGGGGATTGCGCAAATTGGAGTGAATCCAAAAATTGATCTTACGTTTGCAAAAGGGCTCCGCCATATTTTAAGGCAAGATCCTGATGTGATAATGATAGGAGAAATTCGGGATAAAGAAACCGCAGAAATCGCGATTCAATCTTCACTCACTGGTCATTTAGTATTAAGTACACTCCATACCAATGATGCTCCTTCAGCTCTTACGCGACTTGTTGATATGGGAATTGAACCCTACCTTCTTTCTTCTTCAGTGCTTGCTATCTTGGCGCAACGACTCGTTCGCCGTATCTGCGGCGAATGCAAAGAAGCCTATATGCCCACTTCGCAAGAACTCAAGGATTTGCAACTAAAGAAAGGAAAACTTTATAGGGGCAAAGGATGCAATGCGTGTTTTGGTTCCGGCTATCGGGGTCGAGTAGGAATTTATGAACTTATGCCAGTCACAGGTCCGATCAAACAGCAACTTCTCCTAAGTGCGGATGCAAACGCGTTGCAGAAAACAGCAACAGAATTAGGAATGGCATCTCTCCGCTCTGAAGGAGGAAAACTAGCGCAAGAAGGCATTACAACCACTGCTGAAGTTCTCCGGGTTACCCGGCAACTAGAACTCTACAATTAG
- a CDS encoding CDP-glycerol glycerophosphotransferase family protein, with amino-acid sequence MIIESFPKIATLIYGNQKHYLDHLAPLASLLGVPLVVTDFEIERLAKSYYPDLNLLYFDPVEMAEQMVSQFEVVISCLPKDLFDSLFFITTTLHQKCLMNVWCPHGNSDKGHSSYFMEGLSKEKRAFVYGQKMIDFLKEKGAFEQLEDLFILGNYRYEYYLQHIDFYQKILEEKLPINRKRRTLLYAPTWNDSERSSSFEIAHSFLINSVPKDWNLIIKPHPHLKCPLESPKENVIILKDLPPIYPLLQSVDVYLGDMSSIGYDFLTFRRPLFFYNPQNRNPNEDQGLYLTRCGTIIDANENPFEKIDEIDPVSFLKIQDHVYNEVFDKDQTRAKIYDILSETV; translated from the coding sequence ATGATCATAGAAAGCTTCCCAAAGATTGCAACGCTGATTTACGGAAATCAGAAACATTATCTTGATCATTTAGCCCCCTTAGCAAGTCTTTTAGGGGTTCCTCTTGTCGTCACAGACTTTGAAATTGAACGTTTAGCAAAGAGCTATTACCCCGATTTAAATCTTCTCTATTTTGACCCAGTTGAAATGGCAGAACAAATGGTCTCGCAGTTTGAGGTCGTCATTTCATGCCTCCCTAAGGACCTTTTTGATTCCCTTTTTTTTATTACAACAACTCTTCATCAAAAGTGTCTCATGAATGTGTGGTGCCCACATGGCAACTCCGATAAAGGTCACTCCTCTTACTTTATGGAGGGTCTTTCAAAAGAAAAACGGGCCTTTGTATACGGTCAAAAGATGATTGATTTCCTTAAGGAAAAAGGAGCTTTTGAACAATTAGAAGACCTCTTTATTTTAGGCAACTATCGGTATGAGTATTATTTGCAGCACATTGATTTTTACCAAAAAATCCTAGAGGAAAAACTCCCAATAAACCGGAAACGTCGCACACTTTTATACGCACCAACCTGGAATGATAGTGAACGCTCTTCATCTTTTGAAATAGCGCACTCCTTTCTGATCAATTCTGTTCCCAAAGACTGGAATTTGATCATTAAACCTCACCCCCATCTAAAGTGTCCTCTCGAATCTCCAAAAGAAAATGTGATCATTCTGAAAGACTTACCCCCCATTTACCCCTTGCTTCAATCGGTCGATGTGTATTTGGGAGACATGTCTTCAATTGGATATGATTTTTTAACATTTCGCCGCCCTCTCTTTTTTTATAACCCCCAAAACCGCAACCCAAATGAGGACCAAGGACTTTATCTCACGCGGTGTGGAACGATTATTGATGCGAATGAAAACCCTTTTGAAAAGATCGATGAAATCGATCCTGTATCCTTTTTAAAAATACAAGACCACGTGTATAATGAGGTCTTTGACAAAGACCAAACACGTGCGAAAATATATGACATCCTCTCCGAAACAGTCTGA
- a CDS encoding rod shape-determining protein MreC — MRKKSYRPYIILGLVLLGLFYIPKGIVERVRTTATGAAVGAKVFAHSSTTDIEELQAELLLLKNQNNTLRRRLLSEERISVRIKRVKELIALDEKKTSDFYDRRKKAAEERLERELFFRFAEVVYREAANWNATVWINLGEKEVELNSPVLKGENLIGLVEYVGKHRSRVRLLTDSSLIPSVRVAREGEYLAKGELYGSSSALWRGRSEILKGIGFNYDFEDEEGPARELRSGRPLDQLNKEETLSLMDVGDLLVTTGMDGVFPKDIPVAIITKIETLKEGCVSAEIEARLCAGNLDNLLDVVILPPLTPNESE; from the coding sequence ATGAGAAAAAAAAGTTATCGCCCCTACATCATCCTAGGCCTTGTTTTATTGGGACTTTTCTATATTCCTAAAGGGATTGTTGAAAGGGTTCGAACAACAGCAACAGGGGCCGCTGTTGGCGCAAAAGTTTTTGCTCATTCGAGCACTACCGATATCGAAGAACTTCAAGCAGAGCTTCTTTTATTAAAAAATCAGAATAACACCCTTCGCCGCCGACTCCTTTCTGAAGAAAGAATTAGCGTTCGAATCAAACGAGTTAAAGAGCTCATTGCTCTCGATGAGAAAAAGACTTCAGATTTTTATGACAGAAGAAAAAAGGCTGCTGAAGAGCGTCTTGAAAGAGAGTTGTTTTTTCGATTCGCAGAGGTCGTTTATCGCGAAGCAGCAAATTGGAATGCAACGGTGTGGATTAACTTGGGCGAAAAGGAGGTTGAGCTTAATAGCCCAGTTCTCAAAGGGGAAAACTTAATTGGCCTGGTGGAGTATGTTGGAAAACATCGAAGCCGTGTGCGACTACTGACAGACTCTTCGCTAATCCCCTCTGTTCGAGTGGCTAGAGAGGGAGAATACTTGGCAAAAGGAGAGCTTTATGGAAGTAGCTCTGCCCTTTGGAGAGGGCGCTCTGAAATTTTAAAGGGCATCGGGTTTAACTATGACTTTGAAGATGAAGAGGGTCCAGCAAGAGAGCTTAGAAGCGGAAGACCCCTTGACCAATTGAACAAGGAAGAAACGCTTTCATTGATGGATGTAGGAGACTTACTTGTGACAACTGGAATGGATGGGGTGTTTCCAAAAGACATTCCTGTTGCAATTATCACCAAAATAGAAACCCTAAAAGAAGGATGTGTCTCAGCAGAAATTGAAGCACGCCTTTGCGCAGGAAATCTTGATAATCTTTTAGACGTTGTCATACTCCCTCCGCTTACCCCCAATGAGAGTGAATGA
- the mutY gene encoding A/G-specific adenine glycosylase — protein sequence MDTEQLRQWFFKNRRDLPWREDPSPYEVWVSEVMLQQTQVSVVVPYFKRWMTLFPTITKLAEAPLERVIKIWEGLGYYSRARNLHEGARYLTENHGGELPSSGEELIKVKGLGPYTVGAILSFAFKKREAAVDGNVLRVLSRFYGIEEPIDLGKVQKKVWELCEALLPKKEPWIIMEALIELGALVCKKTASCSSCPLQKECVANRTSKADLLPIKRSREKTIHLHRDVAVIHTEDAFLLRKGESGRVMAGLAEFPYFERGTAIEDSLDLSLTPLCSLPEVTHGFTKYKAFLYPHLYRALHKEIEGYEWILFEKIPITPFSSGHRRILQGLSMAEPQGLPKKLIALLP from the coding sequence ATGGATACCGAACAACTACGTCAGTGGTTCTTCAAAAATCGCCGCGACCTTCCTTGGAGGGAAGATCCTTCCCCCTACGAAGTATGGGTATCAGAGGTCATGTTGCAGCAAACTCAAGTTAGTGTGGTAGTTCCCTACTTCAAAAGATGGATGACTCTTTTTCCCACCATTACAAAACTTGCCGAGGCACCTCTTGAAAGAGTAATCAAAATCTGGGAGGGACTTGGCTACTATTCTCGGGCTCGAAACCTTCATGAAGGGGCACGGTATCTCACTGAAAATCACGGTGGAGAGCTTCCTTCGTCAGGTGAAGAGCTAATAAAGGTTAAAGGGTTAGGTCCTTACACTGTTGGGGCTATCCTAAGCTTTGCTTTTAAGAAAAGGGAGGCCGCCGTTGATGGAAATGTATTGCGCGTCCTTTCCCGCTTCTATGGAATCGAGGAGCCGATAGATCTGGGGAAGGTACAAAAAAAAGTATGGGAGCTTTGTGAGGCGCTTCTTCCTAAGAAGGAACCATGGATTATTATGGAAGCCCTTATTGAGCTCGGCGCCCTGGTATGCAAAAAAACAGCCAGTTGCAGCTCTTGCCCCTTGCAAAAAGAGTGTGTAGCCAATAGAACGAGTAAAGCGGATTTACTTCCTATAAAGAGAAGCCGGGAGAAAACTATCCACCTCCATCGAGATGTTGCTGTTATCCACACTGAAGATGCTTTCCTTCTTCGGAAAGGGGAAAGCGGAAGGGTGATGGCAGGTCTTGCAGAATTCCCTTATTTTGAAAGAGGAACAGCTATTGAGGATTCTCTTGATCTTTCCCTCACCCCTCTTTGCTCCCTTCCAGAGGTGACACACGGGTTTACAAAATACAAAGCGTTTCTCTATCCCCACCTTTATAGGGCTTTGCATAAGGAAATTGAAGGGTATGAATGGATTCTTTTTGAAAAAATTCCCATAACCCCCTTCTCCTCTGGACATCGCCGGATCCTTCAAGGACTGTCTATGGCAGAGCCTCAGGGGCTTCCCAAGAAATTAATTGCTCTTTTACCTTAG
- a CDS encoding type II secretion system F family protein — protein sequence MALYQYTALSGEGRRKMGMINADSIELAKERLRKQQILVTKLVSYTKKGDQLTLSSALLVGFTRDLHVLLRAGLPLYDSLLTLEEKYRRTKLHPIFLDLCDQVKEGRLFSEALKDYPKIFDPVYLSLIRAGEESGSLQQSFAELEKLIGREQALKKKLSSAMIYPAFLGVFCLTVISVLLFFLIPSMSELFEERQLHPMTEAVLALSHFLNAHSFLLFMTGAGTLLFFLFFLRHPRGQEKVKRAMLHVPIVKRLFTETIIARFCRVFSILFNGGVSMIECLRLAKKVMKHPSFEAIVTEAEKKVLEGRRLSEEFQKSPLIPTLVVRMLSISEESGRVAEMMNHLSDIYEEDIERSLTRLTSFVQPVMLLFLGVVVAVILLAVLLPLTDVSSILQ from the coding sequence ATGGCACTCTATCAATATACAGCGCTTTCTGGAGAAGGGCGGCGCAAAATGGGGATGATCAATGCTGATTCGATAGAGCTTGCTAAAGAACGTCTTCGGAAGCAGCAAATTCTTGTTACAAAATTGGTTTCCTATACAAAAAAAGGGGATCAGCTGACTCTGTCTTCAGCACTATTAGTCGGGTTTACAAGGGATCTTCATGTTCTTCTTAGAGCAGGGCTTCCTCTCTATGATAGTCTCCTAACCTTGGAAGAAAAGTATCGCCGCACCAAGCTCCATCCCATTTTCCTTGATTTGTGTGATCAGGTGAAAGAAGGGCGCCTTTTTTCAGAGGCGCTCAAGGATTATCCTAAGATTTTTGATCCTGTTTATCTCTCCTTAATCAGAGCCGGAGAAGAGTCAGGGTCTTTGCAACAGAGTTTTGCAGAGCTTGAAAAACTGATAGGTCGAGAACAAGCATTAAAGAAAAAACTCTCTTCCGCTATGATTTACCCCGCCTTTTTAGGAGTTTTTTGCCTCACAGTGATTTCTGTCCTTCTCTTTTTTCTCATTCCCTCTATGAGTGAGCTTTTTGAAGAGAGGCAACTTCATCCAATGACAGAAGCTGTTCTAGCACTTAGCCATTTCTTGAATGCGCATTCTTTCCTTCTTTTCATGACAGGTGCTGGCACTCTATTATTCTTTCTTTTTTTTCTTCGCCATCCCAGAGGTCAAGAAAAAGTGAAACGGGCTATGCTCCATGTCCCCATTGTCAAGCGGCTTTTCACTGAAACCATTATAGCACGTTTTTGCCGCGTTTTTTCCATCCTTTTTAACGGGGGCGTATCAATGATTGAATGTCTTCGCCTTGCAAAGAAAGTGATGAAGCATCCCTCATTTGAAGCGATTGTGACTGAGGCAGAGAAAAAAGTTCTTGAAGGGAGACGCTTGTCTGAAGAGTTTCAAAAGTCCCCACTGATTCCTACCCTTGTTGTTAGAATGCTCTCAATCAGCGAAGAGTCAGGTCGGGTTGCCGAGATGATGAACCATCTCTCAGATATTTACGAAGAAGATATTGAAAGAAGCTTAACGCGTCTGACCTCGTTTGTTCAGCCGGTGATGCTTCTTTTTTTAGGTGTAGTGGTGGCAGTGATCCTTTTAGCGGTCCTTCTTCCCCTTACCGATGTCAGTTCAATTTTACAATAA
- a CDS encoding secretin N-terminal domain-containing protein gives MKNRIAFLLLLCISALHGQTIEEKRDSLLLQKEEKELRSFLNEINGQLRKLRIVMEEKYELVNEYHKDGVGEGEYQDLLKDVNGIRREIQDLEKEWHNLVVTEAKKEDEGYALWDQEETTLSQLIMEYGSSDYLYVIPPEVLSMKLHMHSDIPIPRESWNDLLEIVLSHNGIGVKQLNSYTRQLYILKQDLVAVDQILNDPCDLLRIPPKTRVAYVFSPPPERIKGVSQFFERFRDPKVTFVYQVGYKIAIISSKEEVEKLLALYDAVWEKENEKLTRVFPMGRLKPEEMEKILIAYFGDLTKKPRVGLTKGEGDDLVILPLKSEGSLVLIGPKDMVERAERIIKETERQIEDPMEMTVYWYTCRHSDPIDVAEVLEKVYTSLIYSGIEGQTPLPEASPLPPTRSLEPPPEPQLSPPTYGPPPYSTVVHPPTAVAATIEAQKEKSFTTNFIPDPKTGSVMMVVRRDTLDKIKNLIRKLDVPKKMVQIEVLLFEKRVKNQNDFGLNLLRLGSAATNTHETSLKYQTSPGLAARGIVDFFIFRKKPNDFWPAFDIAYNFLMAQEDVRINAAPSVTTLNQTPAQISLVTEISIDNGAAPIDSNQGIGFQKSYSRAQYGTTMVITPTIHDPEHPDDEKHFVTLETNITFDTIKKNTQEDRPAVSRRHVENQVRVIDGETVILGGLREKTAEDSSSKLPFLGELPGIGKFFGDSRMTDEKTEMFIFITPKIVFDVKGEHEKLRIEAVMKRPGDLPEFLEKMQEAKKLSKKRLFDNSLKLLFGNVDG, from the coding sequence TTGAAGAATAGAATCGCCTTCCTGTTATTATTGTGTATCTCCGCTTTACATGGGCAAACCATTGAAGAAAAGCGGGATTCCCTCCTCCTTCAGAAGGAAGAGAAGGAGCTCCGCAGTTTTTTAAACGAAATCAATGGCCAGCTCCGAAAGCTTCGTATTGTCATGGAAGAAAAGTATGAACTCGTCAATGAGTACCATAAAGACGGAGTAGGAGAGGGTGAATACCAAGACCTCTTAAAAGACGTGAATGGAATTCGTCGTGAAATTCAAGACCTCGAAAAAGAATGGCACAACCTTGTTGTTACCGAGGCAAAAAAAGAGGATGAGGGATACGCTCTTTGGGATCAGGAAGAGACTACTCTTTCCCAGTTGATCATGGAATATGGTTCGAGCGATTACCTATATGTGATCCCTCCAGAAGTTTTGTCGATGAAACTTCATATGCATTCTGACATTCCGATCCCTCGAGAGTCTTGGAATGACCTCCTAGAAATTGTTCTCTCTCACAATGGGATTGGGGTCAAACAACTCAACTCATACACACGACAGCTTTACATATTGAAGCAAGACTTGGTTGCAGTAGACCAAATTCTCAACGATCCCTGCGATCTACTGCGCATCCCCCCGAAAACACGTGTAGCCTACGTTTTTTCACCTCCTCCTGAGAGAATTAAAGGGGTGTCTCAGTTTTTTGAGCGGTTCCGTGACCCTAAAGTGACCTTTGTTTACCAGGTGGGGTATAAGATAGCGATCATCTCTTCTAAAGAAGAAGTGGAGAAGTTATTAGCCCTTTACGACGCTGTGTGGGAAAAAGAAAATGAAAAACTTACGCGCGTTTTTCCAATGGGCCGATTAAAGCCTGAGGAAATGGAAAAGATACTCATCGCCTATTTTGGTGATTTAACAAAAAAACCACGTGTTGGTTTAACAAAAGGAGAAGGGGATGACTTGGTCATCCTTCCTCTTAAGAGCGAAGGGTCCTTAGTTCTGATTGGTCCCAAAGACATGGTTGAGCGTGCAGAACGGATCATCAAAGAGACAGAAAGACAGATTGAAGACCCAATGGAGATGACAGTCTATTGGTACACCTGCCGTCATAGCGATCCAATCGATGTTGCTGAAGTTTTAGAAAAAGTCTATACGTCACTTATTTATTCAGGGATTGAAGGGCAAACGCCTCTTCCGGAGGCCAGTCCTCTCCCTCCTACCCGCTCATTAGAGCCTCCGCCTGAGCCACAACTCTCTCCGCCTACATATGGTCCTCCTCCCTATTCTACTGTTGTGCACCCTCCAACAGCGGTCGCTGCAACAATAGAAGCGCAAAAGGAAAAATCATTTACTACCAACTTTATTCCTGATCCAAAAACAGGTTCAGTCATGATGGTTGTCCGGCGTGACACACTGGATAAGATTAAGAACTTAATTCGAAAGCTTGATGTTCCGAAAAAAATGGTTCAAATTGAAGTCCTTCTTTTTGAAAAGAGGGTAAAAAATCAAAATGATTTTGGTCTTAACTTATTGCGTTTGGGTTCTGCTGCAACCAATACTCATGAAACCAGTTTAAAATATCAAACAAGTCCAGGGCTTGCTGCCAGGGGGATTGTAGACTTTTTTATTTTTAGAAAAAAACCGAACGACTTTTGGCCAGCATTTGATATCGCCTATAATTTTTTGATGGCGCAAGAAGATGTGAGAATCAATGCAGCGCCTTCTGTCACAACACTTAATCAAACCCCTGCGCAGATCTCTCTTGTTACAGAAATTTCAATTGATAATGGAGCTGCACCGATCGATTCGAATCAAGGAATAGGATTTCAGAAGTCCTATTCGCGTGCGCAATATGGAACCACGATGGTGATTACTCCAACCATTCATGATCCCGAACATCCAGACGATGAAAAACATTTTGTCACCCTTGAAACCAACATCACTTTTGATACGATTAAAAAGAACACGCAGGAAGACCGGCCTGCTGTTAGTCGGCGCCATGTTGAAAATCAAGTGCGCGTTATTGATGGTGAGACGGTAATTTTGGGTGGTCTCCGTGAAAAGACAGCGGAAGATTCAAGCAGTAAGCTGCCCTTTTTGGGAGAACTACCTGGAATTGGAAAGTTTTTTGGGGACTCCCGAATGACGGACGAAAAAACCGAAATGTTTATTTTCATTACCCCAAAAATTGTCTTTGATGTGAAGGGTGAGCATGAAAAACTCAGGATAGAGGCTGTTATGAAGCGGCCGGGAGACCTTCCTGAATTTTTAGAGAAGATGCAGGAGGCAAAGAAGTTAAGCAAAAAACGTCTCTTTGATAACAGTCTAAAACTTCTTTTTGGAAATGTCGATGGCTGA
- a CDS encoding zinc ribbon domain-containing protein, with protein sequence MFYFATLTTSFFGVGLGGVYVEVDPSYTSQRCSSCENIDKNSRRNL encoded by the coding sequence GTGTTTTACTTTGCCACTTTGACGACGTCCTTTTTTGGGGTCGGGTTGGGAGGAGTATATGTTGAAGTTGATCCTTCATATACCTCTCAAAGATGTTCCTCTTGTGAAAACATCGACAAAAATAGCCGCAGGAACCTCTGA
- a CDS encoding CDP-glycerol glycerophosphotransferase family protein — MTKTKHVRKYMTSSPKQSEACGICLAPGDSVNHLDHLAPLAYIMGMPLVVDIEFLTGVMETYYPQVKSLYIDHHAKILEYFAHNHNLLFVSSANYRKDLSPLFEVIFRKQMKFWYCPHGNSDKSIETFKDQHYFFTYGPIMEERLQESGIFDTALGHVRTGNYRYPFYKEHMDFYDNLVEKEVFSFFAKKQTTLLYAPTWQDLEHSSSFIDVGLAVPEQLPDHYNLIIKLHPWLIHYKPGYVTHLEEKYRDVNNVVVLSQYPLVLPLLKRTDIYLGDFSSIGYDFLYYNRPMFFFEGSQWKKPKNYSSYLHQCGTVIPNTSYDKIFSFIEGNLKAQETLKPIRTDIYERAFGKHPSFDEIREGVFETLSQHSAVK; from the coding sequence TTGACAAAGACCAAACACGTGCGAAAATATATGACATCCTCTCCGAAACAGTCTGAAGCATGTGGCATCTGCCTTGCACCTGGAGACTCGGTCAACCACCTTGATCATTTAGCCCCTCTCGCATACATCATGGGAATGCCTCTTGTCGTTGATATTGAGTTCTTGACAGGCGTAATGGAAACTTACTATCCGCAGGTAAAGTCGCTTTACATTGATCACCATGCAAAGATTCTAGAATATTTCGCCCACAACCATAACCTTCTCTTTGTTTCCAGCGCTAACTACCGCAAAGATTTAAGCCCTCTTTTTGAAGTCATCTTCCGAAAGCAGATGAAGTTTTGGTACTGTCCCCACGGAAACTCAGACAAGTCTATTGAAACTTTCAAAGATCAACATTACTTTTTCACCTACGGTCCTATCATGGAAGAGAGGCTGCAAGAAAGCGGAATTTTCGATACGGCCCTGGGACATGTGAGAACGGGGAATTACCGCTATCCTTTTTATAAAGAACACATGGATTTTTACGATAACCTTGTCGAAAAAGAGGTTTTCTCCTTCTTTGCCAAAAAGCAAACGACCCTTCTTTATGCTCCCACGTGGCAAGACTTAGAACACTCTTCTTCCTTTATTGATGTGGGTCTTGCTGTCCCCGAGCAACTTCCAGACCACTACAATCTTATTATCAAGCTGCATCCCTGGCTTATCCACTATAAACCAGGCTATGTCACTCACTTAGAAGAAAAATACCGAGATGTTAATAACGTTGTTGTTCTTTCCCAATATCCCCTTGTCCTCCCTCTATTGAAGCGAACAGATATCTATTTAGGAGATTTCTCTTCGATCGGATACGACTTTCTTTATTACAACCGTCCCATGTTCTTTTTCGAAGGCTCTCAATGGAAAAAACCAAAAAACTATTCTTCCTATCTTCACCAGTGTGGTACTGTCATTCCAAACACTTCCTATGATAAAATATTTTCATTTATTGAAGGGAACCTGAAAGCACAAGAAACCCTTAAACCCATCCGCACGGATATCTATGAGCGTGCCTTCGGAAAACACCCCTCTTTTGATGAGATTAGAGAGGGGGTTTTTGAAACGCTCTCTCAGCACTCAGCTGTGAAATGA
- a CDS encoding prepilin-type N-terminal cleavage/methylation domain-containing protein, producing the protein MKKKYAMTLLEIMIVIFIIGIIGSVIGYNMRGSLDKGKAFKTKEGVNKLYEIVQLEEAQGNPLSADQDLETAIERLLTNSGLVRRPSDLMKDGWGNTYEFKQDGKELRITSDKYESYCEAKGIKDKYPWDNDADSHS; encoded by the coding sequence ATGAAGAAAAAATATGCAATGACCCTCCTTGAAATCATGATTGTGATCTTCATCATCGGTATTATCGGAAGTGTGATTGGTTACAACATGCGAGGAAGTCTCGACAAAGGAAAAGCGTTTAAGACCAAAGAAGGTGTGAACAAGCTTTATGAGATCGTTCAACTTGAAGAGGCTCAAGGGAACCCTCTTAGTGCTGATCAAGATCTTGAGACAGCTATTGAGAGGCTACTCACGAATTCTGGGCTTGTTCGAAGGCCCTCTGATCTAATGAAAGATGGGTGGGGAAATACCTATGAATTTAAGCAAGATGGCAAAGAGCTACGCATCACCTCAGACAAATATGAGAGTTATTGTGAGGCCAAAGGAATTAAAGATAAGTATCCATGGGACAACGACGCGGATTCACACTCATAG
- a CDS encoding type II secretion system protein: MGQRRGFTLIELFLTLGLIAMMGSFLIIQAKPMFDRYQFRQGVSKLEREILFSKRLSEAAHADIEFEIEETKQGLECKRLTDEPLKLPGTIDTVIKIPHLHLEEKRKLSVTFTASGALIGEKQFTVSNNKEKSVVQAPVYSTHQNKRESPGFAD, encoded by the coding sequence ATGGGACAACGACGCGGATTCACACTCATAGAGCTTTTCCTCACCCTAGGCTTGATTGCTATGATGGGAAGTTTTCTTATCATTCAGGCAAAGCCCATGTTTGACCGGTATCAATTTCGCCAAGGGGTTTCAAAGCTTGAACGAGAGATTCTATTTTCAAAGCGTCTCTCTGAGGCGGCTCATGCAGATATCGAATTTGAGATTGAAGAGACCAAGCAGGGGTTAGAGTGCAAGCGGTTAACCGATGAACCGCTCAAGCTTCCTGGCACCATAGATACAGTGATCAAGATTCCTCACCTTCATTTAGAGGAGAAGAGGAAGCTTTCCGTGACCTTTACCGCTTCAGGGGCATTGATAGGTGAGAAGCAGTTTACCGTTTCGAATAACAAAGAAAAATCGGTCGTACAAGCACCTGTTTATTCGACTCATCAAAACAAACGCGAATCCCCTGGCTTTGCAGATTAG